Proteins encoded within one genomic window of Oxyura jamaicensis isolate SHBP4307 breed ruddy duck unplaced genomic scaffold, BPBGC_Ojam_1.0 oxyUn_random_OJ142, whole genome shotgun sequence:
- the LOC118158784 gene encoding olfactory receptor 14C36-like, translating to MPNHSSVSEFLLLAFADTRELQLLHFALFLGIYLAAFLGNGLILTAIACDHCLHTPMYFFLLNLALLDLGCISTTLPKAMANSLWDSRAISYQGCAAQVLFFIFFFGSEYSLLTVMAYDRYVAICKPLHYGSLLGSRACAQMAAAAWGSGFLYSVLHTANTFSLPLCQGNAVDQFFCEIPQILKLSCSDAYRREVELLVFSFSLVFGCFVFIVFSYVQIFRAVLRMPSEQGRHKAFSTCLPHLAVVLLLISTAMFAYLKSPSVPSPSLDLVVAVLYSVVPPAVNPLIYSMRNPQLKNAMRKLWRFLCK from the coding sequence ATGCCCAACCACAGCTCTGTGAgtgagttcctcctgctggcattcgcagacacacgggagctgcagctcctgcacttcgcgctcttcctgggcatctacctggctgccttcctgggcaacggcctcatcctcaccgcCATAGCCTGCGACCActgcctccacacccccatgtacttcttcctcctcaacctcgccctcctcgacttgggctgcatctccaccactctccctaaagccatggccaattccTTGTGGGATAGcagggccatctcctatcaaGGATGTGCTGCACAAGTcctctttttcatcttcttttttgGTTCAGAGTATTCCCTTCTCACTGTCATGGCCTATGACCGCTatgttgccatctgcaagcccctgcactatgggagcctgctgggcagcagagcttgtgcccagatggcagcagctgcctggggcagtggctttctctaTTCTGTCCTGCATAcggccaatacattttccctgcccctctgccaaggcaacgctgtggaccagttcttctgtgaaatcccccagatcctcaagctctcctgttCAGATGCCTACCGCAGGGAAGTTGAGTTActtgtgttcagtttttctttagtatttggttgttttgttttcattgttttctcgTATGTTCAGATTTTCAGGGccgtgctgaggatgccctctgagcagggccggcacaaagccttttccacatgcctccctcacctggccgtggtctTGCTGCTTATCAGCACAGCCATGTTTGCCTACTTGAAGTccccctctgtcccctccccatccctggacctgGTGGTTGCAGTTCTGTactcggtggtgcctccagcagtgaatcccctcatctacagcatgaggaacccACAGCTGAAGAATGCAATGAGGAAACTATGGAGGtttctctgtaaataa